Proteins found in one Promicromonospora sukumoe genomic segment:
- the trxA gene encoding thioredoxin yields MATVDITDATFEKTVSDNGIVLVDFWATWCPPCKMFGPVFEASSDKNDDIVHAKIDTDANPGISAAAQVTSIPTLMAFRDGVLVFRQAGALPAKGLAEVVEAVRGLDMDVVRKDIAAQQQN; encoded by the coding sequence ATGGCAACTGTCGACATCACCGACGCCACGTTCGAGAAGACCGTCAGCGACAACGGGATCGTCCTCGTGGACTTCTGGGCCACCTGGTGCCCGCCGTGCAAGATGTTCGGACCTGTCTTCGAGGCATCCTCGGACAAGAACGACGACATCGTGCACGCGAAGATCGACACCGACGCCAACCCCGGCATCTCGGCCGCCGCTCAGGTGACCTCCATCCCGACGCTGATGGCGTTCCGCGACGGTGTGCTCGTCTTCCGCCAGGCCGGCGCCCTGCCCGCCAAGGGCCTCGCCGAGGTCGTCGAGGCCGTCCGTGGCCTCGACATGGACGTGGTCCGCAAGGACATCGCCGCGCAGCAGCAGAACTGA